In Macadamia integrifolia cultivar HAES 741 chromosome 5, SCU_Mint_v3, whole genome shotgun sequence, a single window of DNA contains:
- the LOC122079417 gene encoding DEAD-box ATP-dependent RNA helicase 20 isoform X1: protein MAAMMNPYDPRYTDPNSYRERRSGLMAPQQTMSPSMMGGVGGGADPNVGSGGPLAYGRSPSAFVGGRGGGGVGVPGGPGPGSFNGYPPFQPDIGRGFDIGRGGGGRGFSAGRGGGRGGGGERGGRFSVLDRSGRMSDGDRGGSGFRGGRDVGRGRGGIRGGRDGGRRGGGSFGGRGFDSGRGGGRASSGRGGGRSFDSGRGGGRGRDGGKSRGELNSILLPKQDFGDLVPFEKNFYVESPSVQAMTEQEVALYRARREITVEGYDVPKPIRLFQETNFPAYCLEVMAKLGFVEPTPIQSQGWPMALKGRDLIGIAETGSGKTLAYLMPALVHVSAQRRLIRGEGPIVLVLAPTRELAVQIQEEVAKFGSRSSMRSTCIYGGAPKGPQIRDLQAGVEIVIATPGRLIDMLEAQHTNLRRVTYLVLDEADRMLDMGFEPQIRKIVSQIRPDRQTLYWSATWPREVEALARQFLHNPYKVIIGSVDLKANHSINQVVEVMTDMEKYNRLIKLLSEMMDGSRILIFLETKKGCDQVTRQLRMDGWPALSIHGDKNQAERDWVLAEFKSGRSPIMTATDVAARGLDVKDIKCVINYDFPSSLEDYVHRIGRTGRAGAKGTAFTFFTHANAKFVRDLIKILQESGQIVSPALAALARSGGYGGGGSGGNFRSRGRGGGGGGGGGFGNRALISGSNTIPLGSKRPW from the exons ATGGCGGCGATGATGAACCCTTACGATCCCAGATACACGGATCCCAACTCCTATAGGGAGAGAAGAAG TGGCCTAATGGCACCACAGCAAACAATGTCACCCTCCATGATGGGCGGAGTAGGTGGTGGCGCTGACCCTAATGTCGGGAGTGGTGGACCACTTGCTTACGGAAGATCACCTTCAGCTTTCGTTGGCGGGAGGGGGGGTGGAGGTGTTGGTGTTCCCGGCGGGCCGGGACCGGGTAGCTTTAACGGATACCCGCCCTTCCAACCTGACATCGGCAGAGGGTTTGACATTGGCCGAGGTGGTGGAGGAAGGGGCTTCAGTGCAGGGAGAGGTGGTGGAAGGGGCGGGGGTGGAGAACGTGGCGGTAGATTTTCTGTTCTAGACCGCAGCGGCCGAATGTCTGATGGAGACCGTGGTGGCAGTGGTTTCAGAGGAGGCAGGGATGTAGGACGCGGACGTGGTGGTATAAGGGGTGGTCGTGACGGTGGGCGTCGTGGTGGTGGGAGCTTTGGTGGTAGAGGTTTTGATTCCGGCCGTGGCGGAGGTAGGGCGAGCAGCGGTCGTGGCGGAGGTAGGAGTTTTGACTCCGGCCGTGGTGGCGGTAGAGGTAGAGATGGTGGAAAGTCTAGAGGGGAGTTGAACAGCATTCTTCTTCCTAAGCAGGATTTTGGAGACTTGGTACCCTTTGAAAAGAATTTTTACGTGGAAAGCCCTTCCGTCCAGGCAATGACGGAGCAAGAGGTTGCGCTTTACCGAGCAAGGCGTGAGATTACGGTGGAAGGCTACGATGTCCCAAAGCCAATCAGACTATTTCAAGAGACAAACTTTCCAG CGTACTGCCTCGAGGTGATGGCTAAATTGGGGTTTGTTGAACCCACTCCCATTCAATCTCAAGGATGGCCTATGGCTTTAAAAGGCAGAGATTTGATCGGTATTGCGGAGACGGGTTCTGGGAAAACGTTGGCATATCTGATGCCTGCGTTAGTACATGTCAGTGCGCAGCGCCGGCTGA TACGAGGTGAAGGACCCATCGTGCTGGTCCTAGCACCTACAAGAGAATTGGCTGTTCAGATACAAGAAGAAGTTGCCAAATTTGGGTCACGTTCCAGTATGAGAAGTACTTGCATATACGGTGGTGCCCCAAAGGGACCACAGATTCGCGATCTCCAAGCAG GGGTTGAGATTGTCATTGCAACACCCGGTCGACTGATTGATATGTTGGAAGCTCAGCATACAAACTTACGGAGAGTAACATACCTTGTTTTGGATGAGGCTGACCGAATGTTAGACATGGGGTTTGAACCGCAGATCAGGAAAATTGTATCGCAA ATTCGGCCAGATAGGCAGACACTATATTGGAGTGCCACATGGCCCAGGGAGGTGGAAGCATTGGCAAGGCAGTTCTTACATAATCCCTACAAG GTGATCATTGGATCTGTGGATTTGAAGGCCAATCATTCTATCAACCAGGTAGTCGAAGTTATGACGGATATGGAGAAGTATAATAG GCTGATCAAATTACTTTCGGAAATGATGGATGGGAGTCGGATCCTTATATTCCTGGAGACGAAAAAAGGATGTGATCAGGTCACACGGCAGCTGAGGATGGATGGATGGCCAGCTCTATCCATCCATGGTGATAAAAACCAGGCCGAAAGGGACTGGGTTCTGGCTGAGTTCAAAAGTGGCAGAAGTCCTATAATGACTGCCACTGATGTAGCTGCACGTGGTCTTG ATGTGAAAGACATAAAATGTGTGATCAATTACGATTTCCCATCGAGCCTTGAAGATTATGTCCACAGAATTGGACGAACTGGCCGTGCAGGTGCTAAAGGAACTGCATTTACCTTTTTTACGCATGCAAATGCGAAGTTTGTGAGGGATCTAATTAAGATCCTACAAGAATCTGGCCAGATCGTGAGTCCTGCATTGGCTGCCTTAGCCCGTTCAGGTGGTTATGGTGGGGGAG GGTCAGGTGGGAACTTCCGCTCCAGGGGgcgaggtggaggaggaggaggaggaggaggttttGGTAACCGAGCTTTGATTTCAGGTTCCAATACCATACCTCTTGGGTCAAAGAGGCCATGGTAG
- the LOC122079417 gene encoding DEAD-box ATP-dependent RNA helicase 20 isoform X2, with protein sequence MAAMMNPYDPRYTDPNSYRERRSGLMAPQQTMSPSMMGGVGGGADPNVGSGGPLAYGRSPSAFVGGRGGGGVGVPGGPGPGSFNGYPPFQPDIGRGFDIGRGGGGRGFSAGRGGGRGGGGERGGRFSVLDRSGRMSDGDRGGSGFRGGRDVGRGRGGIRGGRDGGRRGGGSFGGRGFDSGRGGGRASSGRGGGRSFDSGRGGGRGRDGGKSRGELNSILLPKQDFGDLVPFEKNFYVESPSVQAMTEQEVALYRARREITVEGYDVPKPIRLFQETNFPAYCLEVMAKLGFVEPTPIQSQGWPMALKGRDLIGIAETGSGKTLAYLMPALVHVSAQRRLIRGEGPIVLVLAPTRELAVQIQEEVAKFGSRSSMRSTCIYGGAPKGPQIRDLQAGVEIVIATPGRLIDMLEAQHTNLRRVTYLVLDEADRMLDMGFEPQIRKIVSQIRPDRQTLYWSATWPREVEALARQFLHNPYKVIIGSVDLKANHSINQVVEVMTDMEKYNRLIKLLSEMMDGSRILIFLETKKGCDQVTRQLRMDGWPALSIHGDKNQAERDWVLAEFKSGRSPIMTATDVAARGLDVKDIKCVINYDFPSSLEDYVHRIGRTGRAGAKGTAFTFFTHANAKFVRDLIKILQESGQIVSPALAALARSGGYGGGGGNFRSRGRGGGGGGGGGFGNRALISGSNTIPLGSKRPW encoded by the exons ATGGCGGCGATGATGAACCCTTACGATCCCAGATACACGGATCCCAACTCCTATAGGGAGAGAAGAAG TGGCCTAATGGCACCACAGCAAACAATGTCACCCTCCATGATGGGCGGAGTAGGTGGTGGCGCTGACCCTAATGTCGGGAGTGGTGGACCACTTGCTTACGGAAGATCACCTTCAGCTTTCGTTGGCGGGAGGGGGGGTGGAGGTGTTGGTGTTCCCGGCGGGCCGGGACCGGGTAGCTTTAACGGATACCCGCCCTTCCAACCTGACATCGGCAGAGGGTTTGACATTGGCCGAGGTGGTGGAGGAAGGGGCTTCAGTGCAGGGAGAGGTGGTGGAAGGGGCGGGGGTGGAGAACGTGGCGGTAGATTTTCTGTTCTAGACCGCAGCGGCCGAATGTCTGATGGAGACCGTGGTGGCAGTGGTTTCAGAGGAGGCAGGGATGTAGGACGCGGACGTGGTGGTATAAGGGGTGGTCGTGACGGTGGGCGTCGTGGTGGTGGGAGCTTTGGTGGTAGAGGTTTTGATTCCGGCCGTGGCGGAGGTAGGGCGAGCAGCGGTCGTGGCGGAGGTAGGAGTTTTGACTCCGGCCGTGGTGGCGGTAGAGGTAGAGATGGTGGAAAGTCTAGAGGGGAGTTGAACAGCATTCTTCTTCCTAAGCAGGATTTTGGAGACTTGGTACCCTTTGAAAAGAATTTTTACGTGGAAAGCCCTTCCGTCCAGGCAATGACGGAGCAAGAGGTTGCGCTTTACCGAGCAAGGCGTGAGATTACGGTGGAAGGCTACGATGTCCCAAAGCCAATCAGACTATTTCAAGAGACAAACTTTCCAG CGTACTGCCTCGAGGTGATGGCTAAATTGGGGTTTGTTGAACCCACTCCCATTCAATCTCAAGGATGGCCTATGGCTTTAAAAGGCAGAGATTTGATCGGTATTGCGGAGACGGGTTCTGGGAAAACGTTGGCATATCTGATGCCTGCGTTAGTACATGTCAGTGCGCAGCGCCGGCTGA TACGAGGTGAAGGACCCATCGTGCTGGTCCTAGCACCTACAAGAGAATTGGCTGTTCAGATACAAGAAGAAGTTGCCAAATTTGGGTCACGTTCCAGTATGAGAAGTACTTGCATATACGGTGGTGCCCCAAAGGGACCACAGATTCGCGATCTCCAAGCAG GGGTTGAGATTGTCATTGCAACACCCGGTCGACTGATTGATATGTTGGAAGCTCAGCATACAAACTTACGGAGAGTAACATACCTTGTTTTGGATGAGGCTGACCGAATGTTAGACATGGGGTTTGAACCGCAGATCAGGAAAATTGTATCGCAA ATTCGGCCAGATAGGCAGACACTATATTGGAGTGCCACATGGCCCAGGGAGGTGGAAGCATTGGCAAGGCAGTTCTTACATAATCCCTACAAG GTGATCATTGGATCTGTGGATTTGAAGGCCAATCATTCTATCAACCAGGTAGTCGAAGTTATGACGGATATGGAGAAGTATAATAG GCTGATCAAATTACTTTCGGAAATGATGGATGGGAGTCGGATCCTTATATTCCTGGAGACGAAAAAAGGATGTGATCAGGTCACACGGCAGCTGAGGATGGATGGATGGCCAGCTCTATCCATCCATGGTGATAAAAACCAGGCCGAAAGGGACTGGGTTCTGGCTGAGTTCAAAAGTGGCAGAAGTCCTATAATGACTGCCACTGATGTAGCTGCACGTGGTCTTG ATGTGAAAGACATAAAATGTGTGATCAATTACGATTTCCCATCGAGCCTTGAAGATTATGTCCACAGAATTGGACGAACTGGCCGTGCAGGTGCTAAAGGAACTGCATTTACCTTTTTTACGCATGCAAATGCGAAGTTTGTGAGGGATCTAATTAAGATCCTACAAGAATCTGGCCAGATCGTGAGTCCTGCATTGGCTGCCTTAGCCCGTTCAGGTGGTTATGGTGGGGGAG GTGGGAACTTCCGCTCCAGGGGgcgaggtggaggaggaggaggaggaggaggttttGGTAACCGAGCTTTGATTTCAGGTTCCAATACCATACCTCTTGGGTCAAAGAGGCCATGGTAG
- the LOC122079417 gene encoding DEAD-box ATP-dependent RNA helicase 20 isoform X3: protein MAAMMNPYDPRYTDPNSYRERRSGLMAPQQTMSPSMMGGVGGGADPNVGSGGPLAYGRSPSAFVGGRGGGGVGVPGGPGPGSFNGYPPFQPDIGRGFDIGRGGGGRGFSAGRGGGRGGGGERGGRFSVLDRSGRMSDGDRGGSGFRGGRDVGRGRGGIRGGRDGGRRGGGSFGGRGFDSGRGGGRASSGRGGGRSFDSGRGGGRGRDGGKSRGELNSILLPKQDFGDLVPFEKNFYVESPSVQAMTEQEVALYRARREITVEGYDVPKPIRLFQETNFPAYCLEVMAKLGFVEPTPIQSQGWPMALKGRDLIGIAETGSGKTLAYLMPALVHVSAQRRLIRGEGPIVLVLAPTRELAVQIQEEVAKFGSRSSMRSTCIYGGAPKGPQIRDLQAGVEIVIATPGRLIDMLEAQHTNLRRVTYLVLDEADRMLDMGFEPQIRKIVSQIRPDRQTLYWSATWPREVEALARQFLHNPYKANHSINQVVEVMTDMEKYNRLIKLLSEMMDGSRILIFLETKKGCDQVTRQLRMDGWPALSIHGDKNQAERDWVLAEFKSGRSPIMTATDVAARGLDVKDIKCVINYDFPSSLEDYVHRIGRTGRAGAKGTAFTFFTHANAKFVRDLIKILQESGQIVSPALAALARSGGYGGGGSGGNFRSRGRGGGGGGGGGFGNRALISGSNTIPLGSKRPW, encoded by the exons ATGGCGGCGATGATGAACCCTTACGATCCCAGATACACGGATCCCAACTCCTATAGGGAGAGAAGAAG TGGCCTAATGGCACCACAGCAAACAATGTCACCCTCCATGATGGGCGGAGTAGGTGGTGGCGCTGACCCTAATGTCGGGAGTGGTGGACCACTTGCTTACGGAAGATCACCTTCAGCTTTCGTTGGCGGGAGGGGGGGTGGAGGTGTTGGTGTTCCCGGCGGGCCGGGACCGGGTAGCTTTAACGGATACCCGCCCTTCCAACCTGACATCGGCAGAGGGTTTGACATTGGCCGAGGTGGTGGAGGAAGGGGCTTCAGTGCAGGGAGAGGTGGTGGAAGGGGCGGGGGTGGAGAACGTGGCGGTAGATTTTCTGTTCTAGACCGCAGCGGCCGAATGTCTGATGGAGACCGTGGTGGCAGTGGTTTCAGAGGAGGCAGGGATGTAGGACGCGGACGTGGTGGTATAAGGGGTGGTCGTGACGGTGGGCGTCGTGGTGGTGGGAGCTTTGGTGGTAGAGGTTTTGATTCCGGCCGTGGCGGAGGTAGGGCGAGCAGCGGTCGTGGCGGAGGTAGGAGTTTTGACTCCGGCCGTGGTGGCGGTAGAGGTAGAGATGGTGGAAAGTCTAGAGGGGAGTTGAACAGCATTCTTCTTCCTAAGCAGGATTTTGGAGACTTGGTACCCTTTGAAAAGAATTTTTACGTGGAAAGCCCTTCCGTCCAGGCAATGACGGAGCAAGAGGTTGCGCTTTACCGAGCAAGGCGTGAGATTACGGTGGAAGGCTACGATGTCCCAAAGCCAATCAGACTATTTCAAGAGACAAACTTTCCAG CGTACTGCCTCGAGGTGATGGCTAAATTGGGGTTTGTTGAACCCACTCCCATTCAATCTCAAGGATGGCCTATGGCTTTAAAAGGCAGAGATTTGATCGGTATTGCGGAGACGGGTTCTGGGAAAACGTTGGCATATCTGATGCCTGCGTTAGTACATGTCAGTGCGCAGCGCCGGCTGA TACGAGGTGAAGGACCCATCGTGCTGGTCCTAGCACCTACAAGAGAATTGGCTGTTCAGATACAAGAAGAAGTTGCCAAATTTGGGTCACGTTCCAGTATGAGAAGTACTTGCATATACGGTGGTGCCCCAAAGGGACCACAGATTCGCGATCTCCAAGCAG GGGTTGAGATTGTCATTGCAACACCCGGTCGACTGATTGATATGTTGGAAGCTCAGCATACAAACTTACGGAGAGTAACATACCTTGTTTTGGATGAGGCTGACCGAATGTTAGACATGGGGTTTGAACCGCAGATCAGGAAAATTGTATCGCAA ATTCGGCCAGATAGGCAGACACTATATTGGAGTGCCACATGGCCCAGGGAGGTGGAAGCATTGGCAAGGCAGTTCTTACATAATCCCTACAAG GCCAATCATTCTATCAACCAGGTAGTCGAAGTTATGACGGATATGGAGAAGTATAATAG GCTGATCAAATTACTTTCGGAAATGATGGATGGGAGTCGGATCCTTATATTCCTGGAGACGAAAAAAGGATGTGATCAGGTCACACGGCAGCTGAGGATGGATGGATGGCCAGCTCTATCCATCCATGGTGATAAAAACCAGGCCGAAAGGGACTGGGTTCTGGCTGAGTTCAAAAGTGGCAGAAGTCCTATAATGACTGCCACTGATGTAGCTGCACGTGGTCTTG ATGTGAAAGACATAAAATGTGTGATCAATTACGATTTCCCATCGAGCCTTGAAGATTATGTCCACAGAATTGGACGAACTGGCCGTGCAGGTGCTAAAGGAACTGCATTTACCTTTTTTACGCATGCAAATGCGAAGTTTGTGAGGGATCTAATTAAGATCCTACAAGAATCTGGCCAGATCGTGAGTCCTGCATTGGCTGCCTTAGCCCGTTCAGGTGGTTATGGTGGGGGAG GGTCAGGTGGGAACTTCCGCTCCAGGGGgcgaggtggaggaggaggaggaggaggaggttttGGTAACCGAGCTTTGATTTCAGGTTCCAATACCATACCTCTTGGGTCAAAGAGGCCATGGTAG
- the LOC122078451 gene encoding 60S ribosomal protein L27a-3: MTTRFKKNRKKRGHVSAGHGRIGKHRKHPGGRGNAGGMHHHRILFDKYHPGYFGKVGMRYFHKLRNKFYCPIVNIDKLWSMIPQEVKDKASPENAPLIDVTQYGFFKVLGKGQLPSSQPIVLKTKLVSKIAEKKIKEAGGAVVLTS; encoded by the coding sequence ATGACGACGAGGTTCaagaaaaataggaagaagagaggCCACGTCTCCGCCGGCCATGGAAGAATAGGTAAGCACCGCAAACATCCGGGAGGTCGGGGTAATGCTGGTGGTATGCATCACCACAGGATTTTGTTCGACAAGTACCATCCTGGCTACTTCGGTAAGGTTGGTATGAGATATTTCCACAAGCTGCGGAACAAGTTCTACTGTCCGATCGTTAACATAGACAAGCTCTGGTCGATGATTCCTCAAGAAGTTAAGGACAAGGCTTCCCCGGAGAATGCACCTCTGATTGACGTCACTCAGTACGGTTTCTTCAAGGTTTTGGGAAAGGGGCAGTTGCCTTCCTCTCAGCCCATCGTCCTCAAGACTAAACTAGTCTCGAAGATAGCAGAAAAGAAGATCAAAGAGGCCGGAGGTGCTGTCGTCCTCACTTCCTAG